In Triticum aestivum cultivar Chinese Spring chromosome 5B, IWGSC CS RefSeq v2.1, whole genome shotgun sequence, the following proteins share a genomic window:
- the LOC123115297 gene encoding flavin-containing monooxygenase FMO GS-OX-like 9: MAAGDGEPVLQLKSVCVVGAGMAGLAAARELRREGHAVTVMEQSSDVGGQWLYDPRTDVVDPLGAVEPVRVPSSIYACLRLTSPREVMGFSDFQFLPREGAGRDLRRYPGHRELHCYLRNFCDAFGLMDAVKLDTRVLRVAPVAMSMSTTTRRWAVRSVRRLSGTDDDDDAGKDEEVFDAVVVATGNYAQRMLPSDIQGMGEWRRRQLHSHSYRTPVPFHDEAVVVVGCGASGKDIALDLGRVAREVHLAASSEAEAATPAMSRMLANHGDVLRLHPRVRQLHTDGQVEFTDGSSVMADTVIYCTGYAYSFPFLDTGGAVTVSDDGYVVGPLFEHVFPPSLAPTLSFVGVPRKVLIPWFFEVQARWVAQVLSGRRTLPSEDQMLRSVEEQLRAREAAGVARKHTHNIASVEPRDMYEFGEKYCDFTPTEEWKKELILSSNASMDDDVETFRDRAADDSEKVRKGVQGWLGGLVAQAQEETAVKTEDSFHRILLIIEVDEGKIQVLDSLLNEVNDYKIVKGMVDT, from the exons ATGGCTGCTGGAGACGGCGAGCCGGTGCTACAGTTGAAGAGCGTGTGCGTTGTGGGGGCCGGCATGGCCGGCTTGGCGGCGGCGCGCGAGCTGCGGCGGGAGGGTCACGCGGTCACGGTCATGGAGCAGAGCAGCGACGTCGGCGGGCAGTGGCTGTACGACCCCAGGACGGACGTCGTGGACCCGCTCGGCGCCGTGGAGCCGGTGCGCGTGCCAAGCAGCATATACGCATGCCTTCGTCTCACCAGCCCGCGGGAGGTCATGGGCTTCTCCGACTTCCAGTTCCTGCCCCGGGAGGGCGCCGGCCGCGACCTGCGCCGCTACCCCGGCCACCGCGAGCTGCACTGCTACCTCCGGAACTTCTGCGACGCGTTTGGCCtcatggacgccgtcaagctcgacaCCCGGGTCCTGAGGGTCGCCCCCGTGGCGATGTCGATGTCGACAACAACGCGCCGGTGGGCGGTGAGGTCCGTGCGGCGCCTCAGTGGcaccgatgatgatgatgatgcggggAAAGATGAGGAGGTGTTCGACGCCGTTGTCGTGGCTACAGGCAACTACGCGCAGAGGATGCTGCCGAGCGACATCCAGGGCATGGGGGAATGGAGGCGCCGGCAGCTGCACAGCCACTCGTACAGGACGCCGGTGCCGTTCCATgacgaggccgtggtggtggtcggGTGCGGGGCCAGTGGCAAGGACATCGCGCTAGACCTCGGCCGCGTCGCGAGGGAGGTGCACCTCGCCGCCAGCTCCGAGGCCGAGGCCGCCACGCCGGCAATGTCGAGGATGCTGGCCAACCACGGCGACGTCCTGCGCCTCCACCCGCGGGTACGCCAGCTACACACGGACGGGCAGGTAGAGTTCACAGACGGATCCTCCGTCATGGCCGACACGGTCATCTACTGCACGGGTTATGCCTACTCGTTCCCCTTCCTGGACACCGGCGGCGCGGTCACCGTGAGCGACGACGGCTACGTGGTCGGGCCGCTGTTCGAGCACGTGTTCCCACCGTCCCTGGCGCCGACGCTCTCCTTCGTGGGCGTGCCGAGGAAGGTCCTGATCCCATGGTTCTTCGAGGTGCAGGCGCGGTGGGTGGCGCAGGTGCTGTCCGGCCGGCGCACGCTGCCGTCAGAGGACCAGATGCTGCGGTCAGTGGAGGAGCAGCTGCGCGCCAGGGAGGCCGCCGGCGTGGCGAGGAAGCACACGCACAACATTGCCAGCGTCGAACCTCGAGATATGTACGAGTTCGGGGAGAAGTACTGCGACTTCACCCCGACGGAGGAGTGGAAGAAGGAGCTGATCCTGTCCAGCAACGCGAGCATGGATGATGACGTCGAGACCTTCCGCGACCGCGCCGCCGACGACAGCGAGAAGGTCCGGAAGGGTGTACAAGGATGGCTCGGCGGCTTAGTTGCTCAAGCTCAAGAAGAAACTGCTGTTAAAACTGAAGACTC ttttcaTAGGATCCTGCTAATCATTGAAGTTGACGAGGGAAAAAttcaagtactggactcactacttaacgAGGTTAATGACTACAAAATCGTGAAGGGGATGGTCGACacgtaa
- the LOC123117710 gene encoding flavin-containing monooxygenase FMO GS-OX-like 8, with product MAAGDGEPVLQSKSVCVVGGGMAGLAAARELRREGHAVTVMEQSSDVGGQWLYDPRTDVEDPLGAVAPVRVPSSIYSCLRLISPREAIGFSDFQFLPSQGAGRDPRRFPGHREMHCYLQDFCDAFGLMDAVRLNTRVLRVALAAMSTSKAKATHRWAVRSVRRLHGTDEYDDDAEEDEELFDAVVVATGHYAQPMLPSGIQGMGEWRRRQLHSHSYRTPEPFRGEAMVVVGGGDSGKDIALDLCHVAREVHLAASSEVATPAMLRMLANHGDVLRLHPRIRQLHADGRVEFADGSSVVADTVIYCTGYAYSFPFLDTGGAVTVGDNGYVVGPLFEHVFPPSLAPTLSFVGVPRKIPIPWFLEVQARWVAQVLSGRRELPPEEEMLRCVEENLCAREAAGVPRKLTHNIGGIEPHAIFEFGEKYCDIAPLEEWKKELMVSSVVSMMDDVETFRDLANDSENVHKGLQEWRLGAAALLKVKQNRPITTPVDTEGDGL from the coding sequence ATGGCCGCTGGAGACGGCGAGCCGGTGCTACAGTCAAAGAGCGTGTGCGTGGTTGGTGGCGGCATGGCCGGCCTAGCGGCGGCGCGCGAGCTGCGGCGGGAGGGTCACGCCGTCACGGTCATGGAGCAGAGCAGCGACGTCGGCGGGCAGTGGCTGTACGATCCCAGGACCGACGTCGAGGACCCGCTCGGCGCTGTAGCGCCGGTGCGCGTGCCCAGCAGCATATACTCGTGCCTCCGCCTCATCAGCCCGCGGGAGGCCATCGGCTTCTCTGACTTCCAGTTCCTGCCCAGCCAAGGCGCCGGCCGTGACCCGCGCCGCTTCCCCGGCCACCGCGAGATGCACTGCTACCTCCAGGACTTCTGTGACGCGTTCGGACTCATGGACGCCGTCAGGCTCAACACCCGGGTCCTGCGTGTCGCCCTCGCGGCCATGTCGACGTCCAAGGCCAAGGCAACACATAGGTGGGCGGTGAGGTCCGTGCGGCGTCTCCACGGCAcggatgaatatgatgatgatgcggaggaggacgaggagttgTTCGACGCCGTGGTGGTGGCTACCGGCCACTACGCGCAACCGATGCTCCCGAGCGGCATCCAGGGCATGGGGGAATGGAGGCGCCGGCAGCTGCACAGCCACTCGTACAGGACGCCGGAGCCGTTCCGCGGCGAGGCCATGGTGGTGGTAGGGGGCGGGGACAGTGGCAAAGACATTGCTTTGGACCTCTGCCACGTCGCCAGGGAGGTGCACCTCGCCGCCAGCTCCGAGGTCGCCACGCCGGCCATGTTGAGGATGCTGGCCAACCACGGCGACGTCTTGCGCCTGCACCCGCGGATACGCCAGCTACATGCGGACGGGCGCGTGGAGTTCGCCGACGGCTCCTCTGTCGTGGCCGACACGGTCATCTACTGCACGGGGTACGCCTACTCGTTCCCTTTCCTAGACACGGGCGGCGCAGTCACCGTGGGGGACAACGGCTATGTCGTCGGGCCGTTGTTCGAGCACGTGTTCCCCCCGTCCCTGGCGCCGACGCTCTCCTTCGTGGGCGTGCCGAGGAAGATCCCGATCCCATGGTTCTTGGAGGTGCAGGCGCGGTGGGTCGCGCAGGTGCTGTCCGGCCGCCGCGAGCTGCCGCCGGAGGAGGAGATGCTGCGGTGCGTGGAGGAGAACCTCTGCGCCAGGGAAGCCGCCGGTGTGCCAAGGAAGCTCACGCACAACATCGGTGGCATTGAACCTCACGCAATATTCGAGTTCGGGGAGAAGTATTGTGACATCGCACCGCTCGAGGAGTGGAAGAAGGAGCTCATGGTGTCCAGCGTCGTGAGCATGATGGACGACGTGGAGACCTTCCGTGACCTCGCCAATGACAGCGAGAACGTGCACAAGGGCCTGCAGGAATGGCGCTTGGGTGCTGCTGCTCTGCTCAAGGTCAAGCAAAACCGGCCAATAACTACTCCCGTAGACACTGAAGGTGATGGCCTTTAG
- the LOC123117711 gene encoding non-specific lipid-transfer protein 2P-like, which produces MAMRKEVLLAAMMLALVVAAPGGAHAACEVGQLTVCMPAITTGAKPSEACCGSLRAQQACFCQYAKDPSLGAYIRSPHARETLVSCGLAVPHCS; this is translated from the coding sequence ATGGCGATGAGGAAGGAGGTCCTCCTGGCGGCCATGATgctggcgctggtggtggcggcgccggGCGGGGCGCATGCGGCGTGCGAGGTGGGGCAGCTGACGGTGTGCATGCCGGCGATCACCACCGGCGCCAAGCCAAGTGAGGCGTGCTGCGGCAGCCTCCGCGCGCAGCAGGCGTGCTTCTGCCAGTACGCCAAGGACCCCTCCCTCGGCGCCTACATCAGGAGCCCCCACGCGCGCGAGACCCTCGTCTCCTGCGGCCTCGCCGTCCCGCACTGCAGCTAG
- the LOC123117712 gene encoding non-specific lipid-transfer protein 2P-like, which produces MASMGKKQKQVAATLMLALVVLAAAPGGARAACQASQLAVCASAILSGAKPSGECCGNLRAQQGCFCQYAKDPNYGQYIRSPHARDTLHSCGLAVPHC; this is translated from the coding sequence ATGGCGTCCATggggaagaagcagaagcaggtgGCGGCGACGCTGATGCTGGCGCTggtggtgctggcggcggcgccgggcggggcACGCGCGGCGTGCCAGGCGTCGCAGCTGGCGGTGTGCGCTTCGGCCATCCTGTCCGGGGCCAAGCCGAGCGGCGAGTGCTGCGGCAACCTGCGGGCGCAGCAGGGGTGCTTCTGCCAGTACGCCAAGGACCCCAACTACGGGCAGTACATCCGCAGCCCCCACGCGCGCGACACCCTCCACTCCTGCGGCCTCGCCGTCCCGCACTGCTAG